From the Leptolyngbya sp. O-77 genome, one window contains:
- the cobT gene encoding nicotinate mononucleotide-dependent phosphoribosyltransferase CobT, with protein sequence MKPKRNLAMRAMGVGLTWPRCYGNTAQGDRWLRQFQGARSQFACVLGFTETGLIPGISAAGATPADREWTAIADAEFLYHGPQPNPQFPLPPLTAGASPTLISRAVVEGFHVPLHLLNAGLRHAPTVPCIDLGGMPARCVSTGAALDLPTVLRLLQAGLDWGDRLAQAQPDAYLLIGECVVGGTTTALSVLTGLGWAAAGKVNSSHPTCNHAQKWDIVSAGLNRALEQGTLAPDNPDPLAVAAAVGDPMQIAVAGMAIAASQVTGVLLAGGTQMLAVYALMQSLQRHHGLDWNAEQVAVGTTRWVAEDPTGDTAGLATDLNAPLLATPLSFATSRYASLRAYEQGYVKEGVGAGGCAIAAHLLGWHNADLLSAVESLLHRTGKAT encoded by the coding sequence GTGAAACCGAAGCGCAATTTGGCAATGAGGGCGATGGGGGTTGGGTTGACCTGGCCACGCTGCTACGGAAACACCGCACAGGGCGATCGCTGGCTTCGGCAGTTTCAGGGAGCGCGATCGCAGTTTGCCTGCGTGCTAGGGTTTACCGAGACGGGTCTGATTCCGGGCATTTCCGCTGCGGGCGCTACACCCGCCGATCGAGAATGGACGGCGATCGCCGATGCCGAATTTCTCTACCACGGGCCTCAGCCCAATCCCCAGTTTCCGCTGCCGCCCCTGACGGCGGGCGCATCGCCGACGCTGATTTCGCGGGCGGTGGTGGAAGGCTTTCACGTACCGCTGCATTTGCTCAACGCCGGACTGCGCCACGCGCCGACCGTTCCCTGCATCGACCTGGGCGGCATGCCGGCCCGCTGCGTATCGACTGGTGCGGCGCTGGATTTACCAACGGTGCTGCGGCTGCTGCAAGCGGGACTGGACTGGGGCGATCGCCTCGCTCAAGCACAACCCGATGCTTACTTACTGATTGGCGAATGCGTTGTGGGTGGCACCACCACTGCGCTCTCGGTGCTGACGGGACTAGGCTGGGCCGCCGCAGGTAAGGTCAACAGCAGCCATCCTACCTGCAACCATGCCCAAAAGTGGGATATCGTATCCGCCGGGTTAAATCGGGCATTGGAACAGGGAACGCTCGCACCAGATAATCCCGACCCGCTAGCCGTGGCGGCGGCCGTGGGCGACCCGATGCAGATTGCCGTCGCAGGGATGGCGATCGCCGCCAGTCAAGTCACCGGAGTCTTGCTGGCAGGCGGCACGCAAATGCTAGCGGTCTACGCGCTGATGCAATCGCTCCAGCGCCATCACGGGCTGGACTGGAACGCAGAACAGGTGGCAGTGGGCACGACGCGCTGGGTCGCCGAAGACCCCACGGGCGACACAGCAGGATTGGCCACCGACCTGAATGCGCCGCTGCTGGCCACACCGCTGAGTTTCGCCACCTCACGCTACGCCAGCCTGCGGGCCTACGAGCAGGGCTATGTCAAAGAAGGGGTGGGAGCCGGGGGATGTGCGATCGCCGCTCACCTGCTGGGCTGGCACAATGCCGACTTGCTCAGCGCCGTGGAGTCCCTGCTGCACCGCACCGGAAAAGCAACCTAG
- a CDS encoding PD-(D/E)XK nuclease family protein produces MSFCRISTVRMTYSLSAAKLQSYYRCPLAYYFRYERKLPGAAFFSSAALGTSLHQALAQIYDDWHYQDPIPRLDWVEYCWNQHSSGLTPAQASEGRRILQRYYNGFIANQSAIRRPLAVEGRIQGTLRVQDLEFTLSGRYDRIDWLEDGLELIDYKSSKDSEALLPDEIDLQIGLYYLALEQRYQKHLKQLSLLYLRTGEKVSYTVTPDHRQQVESIIGKLALQLRQDRSWTPFPGEQCDRCAYARYCPAARANPEPLPEEAQPEPGLQLVLSL; encoded by the coding sequence TTGAGTTTCTGTCGCATTTCTACAGTCCGCATGACCTACTCGCTCTCCGCTGCCAAGCTGCAAAGCTACTACCGCTGTCCGCTCGCCTACTACTTTCGCTATGAGCGCAAGCTGCCGGGGGCGGCGTTTTTTAGCTCCGCAGCGCTGGGAACGTCGCTGCATCAGGCCCTAGCGCAAATCTACGACGACTGGCATTATCAAGACCCGATTCCCCGCTTGGACTGGGTGGAGTATTGCTGGAACCAGCACAGCAGCGGCCTAACACCAGCCCAAGCGAGCGAAGGGCGACGCATCCTGCAACGCTACTATAACGGCTTTATTGCAAATCAAAGCGCAATTCGGCGGCCGCTAGCGGTAGAAGGGCGCATCCAGGGGACGCTGCGGGTGCAGGATTTGGAGTTTACGCTATCGGGTCGCTATGACCGAATCGACTGGCTGGAGGACGGGCTGGAGCTAATCGACTATAAATCCAGCAAGGATAGTGAGGCGCTATTACCCGATGAAATCGATTTGCAAATCGGGTTATATTACCTGGCACTGGAGCAGCGCTATCAAAAGCACCTGAAGCAACTTAGCTTATTGTATCTACGGACGGGCGAGAAGGTTAGCTACACAGTCACGCCCGACCATCGCCAGCAGGTGGAGTCGATTATCGGCAAACTAGCGCTGCAACTGCGGCAAGACCGTTCCTGGACTCCGTTTCCGGGTGAACAGTGCGATCGCTGCGCCTATGCCCGCTATTGCCCCGCCGCCCGCGCCAATCCCGAACCGCTGCCCGAAGAGGCCCAGCCAGAGCCGGGGTTGCAGCTTGTGCTGAGCCTGTGA
- a CDS encoding DMT family transporter has protein sequence MPRMPKVTARQWSIFILVLSNVIWGSTFPLIKTSLGTLSPSVLVMARFVVGAIALSPVVAMRLRSVSRADEAAAPPSRLSQGLVLDGIGVSVIMFGAFLTQAIGLETAPASRAAFITSLNVILVPIFARLLGRKISIRVAIAAVLALAGVGLLSWEGGSLGVGDLWVLGCAACWAVYILRVERIVQRYSATALTMVQLVAIALLSLLWAAPHIALQTAALIASAAVVLYLGLFATALTTWTQASAQRHLSATEAAILYTLEPVFASLFAFWWLGERWGLRGWLGGGVILAATLLSQLRPRA, from the coding sequence ATGCCAAGGATGCCAAAGGTAACGGCTCGGCAGTGGAGCATTTTTATTCTGGTGCTATCAAATGTCATCTGGGGTTCTACCTTTCCGCTGATTAAGACTTCGCTGGGGACGCTATCGCCGTCGGTGTTGGTGATGGCGCGGTTTGTGGTGGGGGCGATCGCCCTCTCACCCGTTGTAGCAATGCGCCTGCGTTCTGTATCGCGGGCTGATGAGGCAGCAGCTCCCCCATCGCGCCTCAGTCAAGGACTGGTTCTCGACGGCATTGGGGTGAGTGTCATCATGTTTGGCGCATTTTTGACGCAGGCGATCGGGTTGGAAACGGCTCCAGCCAGCCGAGCGGCGTTTATTACTAGCCTGAACGTGATTTTAGTGCCAATTTTTGCGCGACTACTGGGGCGCAAGATTTCGATCCGGGTGGCGATCGCCGCTGTTCTGGCTTTGGCTGGGGTAGGGCTGCTGTCCTGGGAGGGTGGGTCGCTGGGGGTGGGCGACCTGTGGGTGCTGGGCTGTGCAGCCTGCTGGGCGGTGTATATTCTGCGAGTGGAGCGAATTGTGCAGCGGTATAGCGCAACTGCCTTGACGATGGTGCAACTGGTGGCGATCGCCCTCCTGAGTCTACTGTGGGCCGCCCCGCACATCGCCCTGCAAACCGCCGCCCTGATTGCCAGCGCCGCCGTGGTGCTGTATCTAGGACTCTTCGCCACTGCACTGACCACCTGGACCCAGGCCAGCGCCCAGCGCCACCTGTCCGCCACCGAAGCCGCCATTCTTTACACGCTAGAACCTGTCTTTGCCTCGCTGTTTGCCTTCTGGTGGCTGGGCGAACGCTGGGGCCTGCGCGGCTGGCTGGGGGGTGGGGTGATTTTGGCGGCCACGCTGCTGAGCCAATTGCGCCCTAGAGCATGA
- a CDS encoding ACP phosphodiesterase, translating into MNYLAHLLLSEPDPLARLGNLAGDFLKGADVRSLHPTIQRGIALHRQIDTYTDRHPIVRQSKARVEPPYCRLAGVLVDVFYDHFLAVYWQTYGVGTLEAFVQGVYADLQQYQALLPPSLQRALPFMVTGDWLTAYRQVSGIAMILERMARRSRRSPLLASSICVLQHHYDALAQDFHQFFPLLTHDVQQKIASLNACDQILP; encoded by the coding sequence ATGAACTACCTCGCTCACCTGCTGCTCTCCGAACCCGACCCGCTGGCCCGTCTTGGCAACCTGGCGGGCGATTTCCTCAAAGGAGCAGACGTGCGATCGCTCCATCCCACCATTCAGCGAGGCATTGCGCTGCATCGCCAGATCGACACCTACACCGATCGCCATCCCATCGTCCGCCAGAGCAAGGCGCGGGTAGAGCCGCCCTACTGCCGACTGGCGGGGGTGCTGGTGGATGTGTTCTACGACCATTTCCTGGCGGTTTACTGGCAAACCTATGGGGTAGGAACGCTAGAAGCGTTTGTGCAGGGGGTCTACGCCGATTTGCAGCAGTATCAAGCGCTGCTGCCGCCGTCGCTCCAGCGGGCGCTGCCGTTTATGGTGACAGGCGACTGGCTGACTGCCTATCGGCAGGTGTCGGGCATCGCGATGATTTTGGAACGGATGGCAAGGCGATCGCGGCGATCGCCCCTCCTTGCCTCCAGCATTTGCGTCTTGCAACACCACTACGATGCGCTAGCGCAAGACTTTCACCAGTTTTTCCCGCTGCTCACCCACGACGTGCAGCAGAAAATCGCCAGCCTTAACGCTTGCGACCAAATTTTGCCTTAA
- a CDS encoding Tex family protein, which yields MIDIPKLLAQELSLKPFQVENALALFAEGATIPFVARYRKERTGELNEIQLRELADRHAYLTELQERKQTVLKAIADQGKLTDDLQAQIEQCLSKTELEDLYLPYRPKRRTRATIAREKGLEPLSQWIESLNHPNAPQADLAAEAAKYVDSEKGVKTPQEALQGASDILAEAVADRADLRSHLRQFFLNSGSFESRIKPDFPEGSTKFEMYRTYAAPVSKIQPHNLLALLRGESEDVLTLNLTFDEDEVQSYLEREVIRTKAKPVREFYQAMLRDAFGRLMQTSLTSEVIAEKKQWADIESIKTFEANLRELLLAAPAGMKPTLAIDPGFRTGCKVAVIDQTGKFLEYQTIFPHTGEGQREKAGRSLLDLIRKYQVELIAIGNGTASRETDAFVNEVVKSLDHKPVKVIVNEAGASIYSASQVAIAEFPDLDLTVRGAVSIGRRLQDPLAELVKIDPKSIGVGQYQHDVDQKLLKKKLDETVESCVNYVGVDLNTASKELLSYVSGISSAVANNIVQYRNQNGAFRNRRELLKVSKLGPKAFEQAAGFLRIRNGDNPLDNTAVHPESYGVVEAIAKDLGIPLDQVTKAGERLKTLSLQRYVTDTIGEPTLRDILAELEKPGRDPRAQFTYATFREDIQEIGDLKVGMTLEGVITNVANFGAFVDIGVHQDGLIHVSQLADRFVKDPKEVVKVGQIVTVRVLEVNEALKRISLSMRSDAGSTEGVSRSSPPPNRKPQPKGTKQVSQPTNAEPKTGATLEDLKAKFGRKR from the coding sequence ATGATCGATATTCCCAAACTGCTCGCCCAGGAGCTATCGCTCAAGCCATTTCAGGTAGAAAATGCGCTGGCGCTGTTTGCAGAAGGGGCAACCATCCCCTTTGTGGCACGATATCGCAAGGAGCGCACGGGCGAACTGAACGAGATTCAGCTCAGGGAACTGGCCGATCGCCATGCCTACCTGACGGAACTGCAAGAACGCAAGCAGACGGTGCTAAAGGCGATCGCCGACCAGGGCAAACTCACCGACGACCTCCAGGCACAGATCGAGCAGTGCTTATCGAAAACCGAGCTAGAAGACCTGTATCTGCCCTATCGCCCCAAGCGCCGCACCCGCGCCACCATTGCCCGCGAAAAGGGGCTAGAGCCGCTGTCCCAGTGGATTGAGTCGTTGAATCATCCCAACGCGCCCCAGGCAGATTTAGCCGCCGAAGCCGCGAAGTATGTTGATTCTGAAAAAGGCGTGAAAACGCCGCAGGAAGCGTTGCAGGGCGCGTCGGATATCCTGGCAGAAGCAGTAGCCGATCGGGCCGACCTGCGATCGCACCTGCGGCAATTTTTCCTGAATTCCGGCAGCTTCGAGTCGCGCATCAAACCCGATTTCCCCGAAGGCAGCACCAAATTCGAGATGTATCGTACCTACGCCGCGCCCGTGAGTAAGATCCAGCCACACAACCTATTGGCGCTGCTGCGGGGCGAAAGCGAGGATGTACTGACGCTGAACCTGACCTTCGACGAAGACGAGGTGCAGAGCTACCTAGAGCGCGAAGTGATTCGCACCAAGGCCAAGCCCGTGCGCGAGTTTTATCAGGCGATGCTGCGGGATGCCTTTGGGCGGCTGATGCAGACCTCCCTCACCAGTGAAGTGATTGCCGAGAAGAAGCAGTGGGCGGATATCGAATCCATCAAAACCTTTGAGGCAAACCTGCGGGAACTGCTGTTGGCGGCCCCTGCGGGCATGAAGCCGACGCTGGCCATTGACCCCGGCTTTCGCACGGGCTGTAAGGTAGCGGTGATTGACCAGACGGGTAAGTTTCTGGAATATCAGACCATCTTTCCCCACACAGGCGAGGGGCAGCGGGAAAAAGCGGGGCGATCGCTCCTTGACCTGATTCGCAAATACCAGGTTGAGCTAATCGCCATTGGCAACGGTACTGCCAGCCGCGAAACGGATGCGTTTGTGAATGAAGTGGTGAAGTCGCTCGATCACAAGCCTGTGAAAGTGATTGTGAACGAAGCTGGTGCATCGATTTACTCTGCCAGTCAGGTGGCGATCGCCGAATTTCCTGATCTGGATCTGACGGTGCGTGGAGCCGTCAGCATCGGCCGCCGATTGCAAGATCCCCTAGCAGAACTGGTAAAGATCGACCCCAAGTCTATCGGTGTGGGTCAATATCAGCACGATGTGGATCAAAAGCTGCTCAAGAAAAAGCTGGATGAAACGGTCGAAAGCTGTGTTAACTACGTGGGCGTGGATCTCAACACTGCCTCCAAAGAACTGCTGAGCTACGTCTCCGGCATTTCCAGCGCTGTTGCCAACAACATCGTGCAATATCGCAACCAAAACGGCGCGTTTCGCAATCGCCGCGAACTGCTAAAAGTCTCTAAGCTGGGCCCCAAAGCGTTTGAGCAGGCAGCCGGGTTCCTCCGCATCCGCAATGGCGACAATCCGCTGGACAATACGGCCGTCCATCCTGAAAGCTATGGTGTTGTAGAGGCGATCGCCAAGGATCTCGGCATCCCGCTAGATCAAGTGACCAAGGCAGGAGAACGTCTGAAAACTCTCTCTCTCCAGCGTTACGTCACCGACACCATCGGCGAACCTACCCTGCGCGACATCCTTGCAGAGTTAGAAAAACCTGGCCGCGACCCGCGTGCCCAATTCACCTACGCCACCTTTCGCGAAGACATTCAGGAAATCGGCGATCTCAAGGTCGGCATGACGCTCGAAGGCGTGATCACCAACGTCGCAAACTTTGGCGCATTCGTGGATATCGGCGTTCACCAAGACGGTCTGATTCATGTCTCGCAACTGGCCGATCGGTTTGTCAAAGATCCGAAAGAGGTGGTGAAAGTGGGGCAGATCGTCACCGTGCGCGTGCTGGAGGTGAACGAAGCGCTGAAGCGCATTAGCCTGTCGATGCGTTCCGATGCAGGTTCCACCGAAGGGGTCTCTAGGAGCAGCCCACCGCCAAACCGCAAGCCCCAACCCAAGGGCACAAAGCAAGTGTCACAGCCGACCAATGCTGAACCGAAAACTGGCGCAACGCTGGAAGACCTTAAGGCAAAATTTGGTCGCAAGCGTTAA
- the glmU gene encoding bifunctional UDP-N-acetylglucosamine diphosphorylase/glucosamine-1-phosphate N-acetyltransferase GlmU: MLAVAILAAGRGTRMKSDLPKVLHDLGGRSLVERVLDSLAAVQPDRQLVIVGYGGDRVRESLSAVPGVEFVEQREQLGTGHAVQQIIPHLDGFAGDVLVLNGDVPLLRPETLKNLLDTHRAAENAATLLTAHLPEPKGYGRVFCDGSNPRDAIVEDRDCTAAQKQNRRINAGVYCFRWADLAEALPKLSADNDQQEYYLTDVVSMMSPVMAVDVDDYQEILGINDRRQLSTAYDILQTRVKNAWMMGGVTLIDPASITIDDTVTLGPDVVIEPQCHLRGKTTIGAGSRIGPGSLIENSTLGDRVTVLYSVVSDSTVQADTRIGPYAHLRGHVQVGTGCRIGNFVELKKSTLGDRTNVAHLSYLGDATLGTKVNIGAGTITANYDGVKKHPTVIGDRTKTGSNSVLVAPVTVGADVTIAAGSVITEDLPDDCLAIARSRQVVKPGWRLTAASDAPAP; the protein is encoded by the coding sequence ATGTTAGCGGTAGCAATTTTGGCGGCGGGCCGGGGAACGCGAATGAAGTCAGACCTTCCGAAGGTGCTGCATGATTTGGGTGGGCGATCGCTCGTCGAGCGGGTGTTAGACAGTTTGGCAGCGGTGCAGCCCGATCGCCAGTTGGTAATCGTGGGCTATGGGGGCGATCGCGTGCGAGAGTCTCTCAGCGCGGTTCCAGGGGTGGAGTTTGTAGAGCAGCGGGAACAGTTGGGCACGGGCCATGCGGTGCAGCAGATTATTCCCCATCTCGACGGGTTTGCTGGCGACGTGCTGGTGCTGAATGGCGACGTACCGCTGCTGCGCCCGGAAACGCTGAAAAATTTGCTGGATACCCATCGCGCAGCAGAGAATGCCGCTACCCTGTTAACAGCGCATCTGCCGGAGCCGAAGGGTTATGGACGGGTATTTTGCGATGGCAGCAACCCGCGTGACGCAATTGTAGAAGATCGGGACTGTACGGCTGCCCAAAAGCAAAACCGCCGCATCAATGCCGGAGTCTACTGTTTTCGCTGGGCAGATTTGGCGGAAGCGCTGCCCAAGCTAAGCGCTGATAACGATCAGCAGGAATATTACCTGACGGATGTGGTGAGTATGATGTCACCCGTTATGGCCGTGGATGTAGATGATTATCAGGAAATTTTAGGAATTAACGATCGACGGCAGTTGTCTACTGCGTATGACATCCTGCAAACGCGAGTGAAGAACGCCTGGATGATGGGAGGCGTGACGCTAATTGACCCCGCCAGTATCACAATCGATGACACAGTGACGCTCGGCCCAGATGTCGTTATTGAACCCCAATGCCACCTGCGGGGTAAGACCACAATTGGTGCGGGCAGCCGCATTGGACCTGGTAGCCTGATCGAAAACAGCACGCTGGGCGATCGCGTGACGGTGCTATATTCCGTTGTGTCGGATAGCACCGTGCAAGCAGACACCCGCATTGGCCCCTACGCGCACCTGCGGGGCCATGTACAGGTGGGCACCGGCTGCCGCATTGGCAACTTTGTGGAGCTAAAAAAGTCCACGCTGGGCGATCGCACGAATGTCGCACACTTATCTTACCTGGGTGATGCCACCCTAGGTACGAAAGTGAACATTGGCGCAGGGACAATCACCGCTAACTACGACGGCGTAAAGAAGCATCCGACGGTCATTGGCGATCGCACAAAAACTGGGTCAAACAGCGTCTTGGTTGCGCCTGTGACGGTAGGAGCCGATGTGACCATTGCCGCTGGATCGGTGATCACCGAAGATTTGCCGGACGATTGTCTGGCGATCGCCCGCTCGCGCCAGGTGGTGAAACCGGGCTGGCGGCTCACGGCTGCCTCGGATGCGCCAGCACCCTGA
- the mnmE gene encoding tRNA uridine-5-carboxymethylaminomethyl(34) synthesis GTPase MnmE: protein MTAPALKQDTIAAIATAIVPAQGSVGIVRLSGAEAVAIARTLFHAPGQQAWDSHRILYGYVRQPQTQTVIDEALLLLMLAPRSYTREDVVEFHCHGGMMAVQQVLQACLDCGARLAEPGEFTLRAFLNGRIDLTQAESIADLVGARSPQAAQSALASLQGKLAQPIRQLRATCLDILAEVEARIDFEDDLPPLDEALIKTQLAQVLAQVTALLDTADRGELLRSGLKVAIVGRPNVGKSSLLNAWSRSDRAIVTELPGTTRDVVESQLVVGGIPIQVLDTAGIREAEDVVEQIGVARSRQAAQAADLVLLTIDAAQGWTAADQEIYEQVKGRSLILVVNKVDLVAGNGGVAEFWSDRAFPPPPPALPTVYTAAAQNHGIDALEQAILTIAQAGKLTAANLDLAINQRQSAALTRAKTALQQVQDTIAQQLPLDFWSIDLRIAIQSLGEITGEDVTESVLDRIFSRFCIGK from the coding sequence ATGACGGCTCCTGCTCTGAAACAAGACACGATCGCGGCGATCGCCACAGCAATTGTTCCCGCTCAGGGCAGCGTGGGCATTGTGCGCCTGTCGGGAGCCGAGGCAGTGGCGATCGCCCGTACCCTATTCCACGCACCAGGACAGCAGGCGTGGGACAGCCACCGCATCCTCTACGGCTATGTGCGCCAGCCCCAGACCCAGACGGTGATTGACGAAGCGCTGCTATTGCTGATGCTGGCTCCGCGCTCCTACACCCGCGAAGACGTGGTGGAGTTTCACTGTCACGGCGGCATGATGGCGGTGCAGCAGGTATTGCAGGCTTGCCTGGACTGTGGGGCGCGGCTGGCAGAGCCGGGAGAGTTCACGCTGCGGGCCTTTCTCAACGGGCGCATTGATCTAACGCAAGCCGAGAGCATTGCCGATCTGGTGGGAGCGCGATCGCCCCAAGCGGCCCAGTCCGCCCTCGCCAGCCTGCAAGGAAAGCTCGCCCAGCCCATCCGCCAGCTTCGGGCGACCTGCCTCGACATTCTGGCCGAAGTAGAAGCCCGCATCGACTTTGAAGACGACCTGCCGCCGCTGGATGAAGCCCTAATTAAAACCCAACTGGCGCAAGTTCTTGCCCAAGTGACGGCGCTCCTCGACACGGCAGACCGGGGCGAACTGTTGCGGAGCGGGCTAAAAGTGGCGATTGTCGGTCGCCCAAATGTCGGCAAATCTAGCCTGCTGAATGCCTGGAGCCGGAGCGATCGCGCCATTGTGACGGAGCTTCCGGGGACGACCCGTGATGTGGTCGAGTCGCAGTTGGTCGTCGGCGGCATCCCCATCCAGGTGCTCGACACCGCTGGCATCCGCGAGGCCGAAGATGTGGTTGAGCAAATTGGGGTAGCGCGATCGCGCCAGGCCGCCCAAGCCGCCGATCTGGTGTTGCTGACCATCGACGCTGCCCAGGGCTGGACGGCCGCAGACCAGGAAATCTATGAGCAGGTCAAGGGGCGATCGCTGATTTTGGTGGTAAACAAGGTTGATCTGGTGGCTGGGAATGGCGGAGTGGCGGAGTTTTGGAGCGATCGCGCTTTTCCGCCGCCCCCGCCCGCTCTGCCCACGGTTTACACCGCTGCCGCCCAAAATCACGGCATCGACGCACTGGAGCAAGCGATTCTGACCATTGCCCAGGCTGGCAAGCTCACGGCCGCGAACCTCGACCTGGCAATCAACCAGCGCCAGTCTGCTGCGCTCACCCGCGCCAAAACTGCCCTCCAGCAGGTGCAAGATACCATTGCTCAGCAACTCCCGCTGGACTTTTGGAGCATTGATCTACGGATCGCCATCCAGTCTTTGGGTGAAATCACGGGCGAAGACGTGACCGAATCTGTCCTCGATCGCATCTTTAGTCGTTTTTGCATTGGTAAGTGA
- a CDS encoding sensor histidine kinase encodes MNLLANAIDALDEAAQQRTFAELESLPQTITIQTALTQSNAIEIRIRDNGNGIPAAIRDKIFDHLFTTKGVGKGTGLGLAIARQIVVEKHGGSLDVQSEMGWGTEFCIRLPMEVKLSIGVE; translated from the coding sequence ATGAACCTCTTGGCCAATGCCATTGATGCGCTGGATGAAGCCGCGCAACAGAGGACTTTTGCTGAGTTGGAATCCTTGCCGCAGACCATCACCATTCAAACCGCATTAACGCAATCCAATGCAATCGAAATTCGGATTCGAGACAATGGGAATGGCATTCCTGCGGCAATCAGAGACAAGATCTTTGATCATTTGTTTACGACCAAGGGAGTCGGTAAAGGAACGGGGCTAGGATTGGCGATCGCCCGTCAAATTGTCGTCGAAAAGCATGGCGGCAGCCTGGACGTTCAATCTGAGATGGGCTGGGGGACGGAGTTTTGCATCCGGTTGCCGATGGAGGTCAAGCTGTCGATAGGAGTCGAGTAG
- a CDS encoding transposase, whose translation MIASFPKLVKSILMQLCPHDYPVLNSRLFFEIWLTFVLDKGLTSMRDLFYRLNRTGVEVDISTFSKACKTRTDGHFCRIYAQLIEQVKRKQPTAAQILFPIDSTIVTLTSKLFWLQGYHQVKLLNGINLEQGYSSECLIHFGQGHDAKFADSISTMIPENGIGIMDRGFASWEFLDQMSLTQTKFVVRIKNNMKTELDHDRYRVVWFCDLESRSEFRLATNVNEMSDEEISDTYRHRWQIEVLWKFLKMHLKLDRLITKNVNGVSIQIYMVLITYLILLLIEIPAFYGSELLDKFRYLQLELSRRCSMVHWSYDLLPETLV comes from the coding sequence ATGATAGCCTCATTTCCGAAGCTTGTCAAATCGATCTTGATGCAGCTTTGTCCGCATGACTATCCCGTTTTGAACTCGCGCTTGTTCTTTGAAATCTGGTTGACCTTTGTGTTGGACAAGGGCTTAACCAGCATGAGAGACTTATTTTACCGCCTAAATCGTACAGGTGTTGAGGTCGATATATCCACCTTTTCTAAAGCTTGCAAAACTCGAACGGATGGGCACTTTTGTCGAATCTATGCACAGTTGATTGAGCAAGTAAAGCGCAAACAGCCGACCGCGGCTCAGATACTTTTTCCGATTGATTCAACCATCGTTACACTTACCAGCAAGCTATTTTGGCTGCAAGGATATCACCAAGTTAAATTACTGAATGGAATCAACTTAGAGCAAGGATATTCGAGTGAATGCTTGATTCATTTTGGGCAAGGACATGATGCAAAGTTTGCCGATTCGATTAGCACGATGATTCCCGAAAACGGCATCGGCATCATGGATAGAGGCTTCGCAAGCTGGGAATTTCTCGACCAAATGAGTCTCACTCAAACAAAGTTTGTGGTGCGAATCAAGAACAATATGAAGACTGAACTTGACCACGACCGTTACCGCGTGGTTTGGTTCTGTGATTTGGAGAGTCGGAGCGAGTTTCGTCTGGCAACTAATGTCAATGAGATGAGCGACGAAGAAATCAGTGATACCTATCGGCATCGTTGGCAAATTGAGGTGTTATGGAAGTTTCTCAAGATGCACTTAAAGCTCGATCGTCTCATCACCAAGAATGTGAATGGGGTGAGTATTCAGATTTATATGGTGCTCATCACGTATTTAATCTTATTGTTAATCGAAATTCCAGCATTCTATGGCAGTGAATTGCTCGACAAGTTTCGGTATTTACAACTGGAACTGAGCCGTCGCTGCTCAATGGTTCATTGGAGCTACGATCTGCTGCCCGAAACACTCGTATGA